Proteins co-encoded in one Sulfurimonas sp. HSL1-2 genomic window:
- a CDS encoding anhydro-N-acetylmuramic acid kinase translates to MSFDSKQCYIGVMSGTSLDGVDVVLCPVDGEGIELAASLAYPFDAQLRADLLRVIGGSTTLEEIGELDHRLGILFADAVQALIREHHLDTGRIEAIGLHGQTLWHRPTGPMPFTMQLGDPNIVCARTGIRTVADFRRKDVAFGGQGAPFAPAFHRFLFEKLQGRTLVVNIGGMANITVIGDELLGYDTGPGNVLMDGWCAEKFGCSYDENGTIAQRGEVDEGVLGAMLSDPYFSRPAPKSTGREYFNAARAERFVKEGMRSDAFLATLTELTARSIAQEAAKYAPSRLLLCGGGAENVYLRGRIASQLEGVEVVRTDEYGIPGDWMEAMAFAWLAYKRMNEEAVELSSVTGASQNTILGGIYA, encoded by the coding sequence ATGAGCTTTGATTCGAAACAGTGTTATATCGGTGTCATGTCGGGAACGAGCCTGGACGGGGTGGACGTCGTGCTCTGTCCCGTGGACGGGGAGGGCATCGAGCTGGCGGCGTCGCTTGCCTACCCCTTTGACGCGCAGCTGCGTGCTGACCTGCTCCGCGTCATCGGCGGCAGCACGACGCTGGAGGAGATAGGGGAGCTGGACCACCGCCTGGGCATCCTCTTCGCCGACGCCGTGCAGGCGCTCATCCGCGAGCACCACCTCGACACAGGCCGGATCGAGGCAATAGGCCTGCACGGCCAGACGCTCTGGCACCGTCCCACAGGCCCCATGCCTTTTACGATGCAGCTGGGTGACCCCAACATCGTCTGTGCCCGTACGGGCATCAGGACCGTCGCGGATTTCCGCCGGAAGGATGTAGCGTTTGGGGGGCAGGGCGCGCCCTTCGCCCCGGCGTTTCACCGCTTCCTCTTCGAGAAACTCCAAGGGCGCACCCTCGTTGTCAATATCGGCGGGATGGCCAACATCACCGTCATCGGCGACGAACTGCTGGGGTACGATACGGGGCCGGGCAACGTGCTGATGGACGGCTGGTGCGCGGAGAAGTTCGGCTGCTCCTATGATGAGAACGGCACCATCGCGCAGCGGGGGGAAGTAGACGAAGGCGTGCTGGGCGCGATGCTCTCCGACCCCTATTTTTCGCGCCCGGCACCCAAAAGCACGGGGCGGGAGTATTTCAACGCCGCGCGGGCGGAGCGCTTTGTCAAAGAGGGGATGCGCAGCGATGCCTTCCTGGCGACCCTGACGGAGCTGACGGCGCGCAGCATCGCACAGGAGGCCGCGAAATACGCCCCATCGAGGCTGCTGCTCTGCGGCGGCGGGGCAGAGAACGTCTACCTGCGGGGGCGGATCGCCTCGCAGCTGGAGGGCGTCGAGGTTGTCCGCACCGACGAGTATGGCATCCCCGGCGACTGGATGGAGGCGATGGCCTTCGCCTGGTTGGCATACAAGCGCATGAACGAAGAGGCCGTCGAGCTCTCCAGCGTGACGGGCGCGTCGCAAAATACGATCCTCGGGGGGATATATGCATAA
- a CDS encoding D-hexose-6-phosphate mutarotase, with protein MHKIVTAENGLEIIEISNYEATAKIALQGAHLFEYARHGQPELLWLSPTARFEPGRAIRGGVPVCWPWFGMDPDIPERPQHGFARSVLWRLESVEESDETGSTIVTLMLDDTMLEQHERRWFPYLFELTMRITIGEQLELALTTKNLGSEPFEITEALHTYFNVGSIAAVSIVGLEGITYADALDGFARKASSAPIGITRETDRVYLDTEDTVILLDERLGRTVIVGKSGSSSTVVWNPWIDKAARMEDFADDGYTSMVCIETANALSNSVVIAPGDSHTITQSVK; from the coding sequence ATGCATAAGATCGTCACCGCGGAAAACGGCCTGGAAATCATCGAGATCAGCAATTACGAAGCCACGGCGAAAATAGCCCTGCAGGGGGCGCACCTTTTCGAATACGCGCGGCACGGTCAGCCCGAACTGCTCTGGCTCAGCCCGACGGCCCGCTTCGAACCGGGACGGGCCATCCGCGGCGGCGTCCCCGTCTGCTGGCCCTGGTTCGGCATGGACCCCGACATCCCCGAGCGTCCCCAGCACGGCTTTGCCCGCAGCGTCCTGTGGCGCCTGGAGAGCGTGGAGGAGTCGGACGAGACCGGTAGTACCATCGTCACCCTGATGCTCGATGACACAATGCTTGAGCAGCATGAGCGGCGCTGGTTTCCCTACCTTTTCGAGCTGACGATGCGCATCACCATAGGCGAGCAGCTTGAGCTCGCCCTCACGACGAAGAACCTCGGCAGCGAACCCTTCGAGATCACCGAAGCGCTGCACACCTACTTCAACGTCGGCAGCATCGCCGCCGTCAGTATCGTCGGGCTTGAGGGGATCACCTATGCCGACGCCCTGGACGGTTTCGCCCGCAAAGCCTCCAGCGCCCCCATCGGGATCACCCGCGAAACCGACCGCGTCTACCTCGATACGGAAGATACGGTGATCCTGCTCGACGAACGGCTGGGGCGCACCGTCATCGTCGGCAAAAGCGGCAGCAGCTCCACCGTCGTCTGGAACCCGTGGATCGACAAAGCCGCCCGCATGGAGGATTTCGCCGACGACGGTTACACCTCGATGGTCTGTATTGAAACCGCGAACGCCCTCTCCAACAGTGTCGTCATCGCGCCCGGCGACAGCCACACGATCACGCAGAGCGTCAAGTGA
- a CDS encoding sodium:solute symporter, with product MGFSPLDWTVFGGYFAILAFSSWLFSRVNIRSSRDYFVGGNSVPMLAAAVSVLATSQSAATFLGGPEYAYRSNLTFVGFYVSALLAVLFIAKVLVPRFYAIRAVTVYELLEQRYGAKAKREAGIMFLVGRVLASGARLYIGALAVSMIVFADIAPLHLFAAILMLVLGALAYTYFGGVKSVIYSDVIQAVTYIGAGVAVLIYLYSTLQTDIGTMYDVLNAEGKLTVIDTAGNFGIWSLLGGWLLLNIAAYGLDQDMTQRVLACKNGRDGSRALVVSIVMTIPVVLLFLAIGLLLYLFYNHPELSGIGGGAVQEFGGEKITIFMTYILNEMPAGLRGFVTVGAIAAALSSTNSVLAAMASVAVEDIYRPWKTARGEMEESHYVAAARTAVLLFALVLTMMAVVSYYWQRATDLPLVSFALGVMSFAYAGLLGVYASALFTKRGSTRTVPWALGGGFVTVLLLQPYCFGGAFSLADQLVGGTAVAFVIMQFGSRGE from the coding sequence ATGGGATTCTCCCCCCTCGACTGGACCGTCTTCGGCGGCTATTTTGCCATCCTGGCCTTCAGTTCGTGGCTCTTTTCCCGCGTGAACATACGTTCATCACGCGACTACTTCGTCGGGGGGAACAGCGTCCCGATGCTCGCCGCCGCCGTCTCCGTACTGGCGACCTCGCAGTCGGCGGCGACCTTCCTGGGCGGCCCGGAGTACGCCTACCGCAGCAACCTCACCTTCGTCGGCTTCTACGTCTCGGCGCTGCTGGCCGTGCTCTTCATTGCCAAGGTGCTGGTGCCGCGCTTCTACGCAATCCGCGCCGTCACCGTCTACGAACTGCTGGAGCAGCGCTACGGCGCGAAGGCCAAACGCGAAGCGGGCATTATGTTCCTCGTCGGCCGGGTCCTCGCCAGCGGCGCGCGGCTCTACATCGGGGCGCTGGCCGTTTCGATGATCGTCTTCGCCGACATCGCGCCGCTGCACCTCTTCGCCGCCATACTTATGCTCGTGCTGGGGGCGCTGGCCTATACCTACTTCGGCGGGGTGAAGTCGGTCATCTACAGCGACGTCATCCAGGCGGTGACCTACATCGGTGCCGGTGTCGCCGTGCTGATCTACCTCTACAGCACGCTGCAGACGGACATCGGTACGATGTATGACGTTTTGAATGCCGAGGGGAAACTGACCGTCATCGACACGGCCGGAAACTTCGGCATCTGGAGCCTGTTGGGCGGCTGGCTGCTGCTCAACATCGCGGCCTACGGCCTGGACCAGGATATGACCCAGCGCGTGCTGGCCTGCAAGAACGGTCGCGACGGCTCACGGGCGCTGGTCGTCTCCATCGTCATGACGATTCCCGTCGTGCTGCTCTTCCTCGCCATCGGGCTGCTGCTTTACCTCTTTTACAACCACCCGGAACTCTCCGGCATCGGCGGCGGCGCCGTGCAGGAGTTCGGCGGGGAGAAGATCACTATTTTCATGACCTACATCCTCAACGAAATGCCCGCGGGGTTGCGCGGGTTCGTCACCGTGGGGGCGATTGCCGCCGCGCTCTCCTCGACGAACTCGGTGCTCGCGGCGATGGCCTCGGTAGCCGTGGAAGATATCTACCGTCCCTGGAAGACGGCGCGGGGCGAGATGGAAGAAAGCCACTATGTAGCCGCCGCGCGGACGGCCGTACTGCTCTTTGCGCTCGTGCTGACAATGATGGCCGTCGTGAGCTACTACTGGCAGCGGGCGACGGACCTGCCGCTGGTCAGTTTCGCGCTGGGGGTCATGAGCTTCGCCTACGCCGGACTGCTGGGCGTCTACGCCTCGGCGCTCTTTACGAAACGCGGCAGCACCCGAACGGTACCGTGGGCCTTGGGCGGCGGTTTTGTCACAGTATTACTCTTGCAGCCCTACTGTTTCGGCGGGGCCTTCTCTCTGGCCGATCAGCTTGTCGGGGGAACGGCGGTGGCGTTTGTGATTATGCAGTTCGGGAGCAGGGGAGAGTAA
- the murU gene encoding N-acetylmuramate alpha-1-phosphate uridylyltransferase MurU gives MDTAMILAAGKGERMRPLTNTIPKPLLEVRGKPLIVHHIERLAAAGFKRIVINIAYLGYMIPEALGNGSKWGVEIFYSDEQHEEPLGVIGGIVKALGMLGDETFLIISGDVWTDFPFDTSFELPASLGHLILVPNPEHNPEGDFAIEEGRAACDEDEENFTFSGIGYYAPKFFWGLTYGNKPLKITYCTKMAGNLVSAELYEGEWRDIGTPERLAELNEEG, from the coding sequence ATGGATACAGCGATGATTTTGGCGGCAGGCAAGGGCGAGCGGATGCGCCCGCTCACGAACACGATCCCGAAGCCCCTGCTCGAAGTCCGGGGCAAACCGCTTATTGTGCATCACATCGAACGCCTCGCGGCGGCGGGGTTCAAACGGATCGTGATCAACATCGCCTACCTGGGCTACATGATCCCCGAAGCGCTGGGCAACGGGTCAAAGTGGGGGGTGGAGATTTTCTACTCCGATGAGCAGCACGAGGAGCCTCTGGGCGTGATAGGGGGCATCGTCAAGGCGCTGGGGATGCTGGGAGACGAAACGTTTCTCATCATCAGCGGCGACGTCTGGACGGACTTCCCTTTCGACACGTCGTTCGAACTGCCCGCATCGCTGGGGCACCTTATCCTCGTGCCCAACCCCGAGCACAACCCCGAAGGCGACTTCGCCATCGAGGAGGGGCGCGCCGCCTGCGACGAGGATGAGGAGAACTTCACCTTTTCGGGCATCGGCTACTATGCGCCGAAATTCTTCTGGGGACTGACGTACGGCAACAAGCCCCTGAAGATCACCTACTGTACGAAGATGGCCGGGAACCTTGTCTCGGCGGAACTCTACGAGGGAGAGTGGCGCGACATCGGGACGCCGGAGCGGCTGGCCGAACTGAACGAAGAGGGCTGA
- a CDS encoding DUF808 domain-containing protein, whose translation MQLYPGHVHALQEGSMTGGFFAILDDIAALLDDTAVMSKVAAKKVGGVLGDDLAVNAEQASGHASSRELPVLWAITKGSFRNKAIILPVAFLLSAFAPWAIVPILMLGAAYLSYEGAEKVLEYLRPGHHNEEQKGAVDEAAKITSAIRTDFILSIEIIVIALGVVAGEALTTQILVVTLIALLATVGVYGIVALMVRMDDMGFALVGFSQTRTGTKAVLLKRSGLLLVQAMPKLIKALGYIGTVAMLLVGGGIFVHHVEWLHHALAFLPFILPELASGLAAGMLLLALVLLWERLTQRG comes from the coding sequence ATGCAACTTTATCCAGGGCATGTTCATGCCCTCCAGGAGGGATCAATGACCGGGGGCTTCTTCGCCATTCTCGACGATATCGCGGCGCTACTCGACGACACGGCCGTCATGAGCAAGGTCGCGGCCAAAAAAGTGGGCGGCGTCCTGGGCGACGACCTCGCCGTCAACGCCGAGCAGGCCTCCGGCCACGCCAGTTCGCGCGAACTGCCCGTGCTCTGGGCCATTACCAAGGGCTCTTTCCGCAACAAGGCCATCATCCTCCCCGTCGCCTTCCTGCTCAGTGCCTTCGCCCCCTGGGCGATCGTGCCCATCCTGATGCTCGGGGCGGCCTACCTCAGCTACGAGGGGGCGGAAAAAGTACTGGAATATCTCCGGCCGGGGCACCATAATGAAGAGCAAAAAGGCGCCGTCGACGAGGCCGCCAAGATCACATCGGCCATCCGCACCGACTTCATCCTCTCCATCGAGATCATCGTCATCGCGCTGGGCGTCGTCGCCGGGGAAGCCCTGACGACCCAGATCCTTGTCGTCACCCTGATCGCGCTGCTGGCAACCGTGGGAGTCTACGGCATCGTCGCGCTGATGGTGCGCATGGACGACATGGGCTTCGCCCTGGTCGGTTTCAGCCAGACCCGCACGGGCACGAAAGCGGTGCTGCTGAAACGCTCCGGCCTCCTGCTCGTGCAGGCAATGCCGAAACTCATCAAGGCGCTGGGGTACATCGGCACCGTGGCGATGCTGCTGGTGGGCGGCGGCATCTTCGTCCACCACGTAGAGTGGCTGCACCACGCCCTCGCGTTCCTCCCCTTCATTCTGCCCGAACTCGCAAGCGGCCTGGCCGCCGGAATGCTGCTGTTGGCACTCGTCCTTCTCTGGGAGCGGCTGACGCAGCGGGGCTGA
- a CDS encoding phosphotransferase, producing the protein MHKVKAWLAKTPYRDWEVEVASADASFRRYFRLRRGREKLIVMDASLEKESLVPFLDVTGRLHGVDVKAPQIYLEDRDEGFLVLEDFGSRSLLNVLNEANFDSYYSSAIDEIVKMQAADAEGLPLYDKAFLHFEMDLMKTWFLEKYLGMTLSEEEERMLEEVLDTISETVLSQPQGVFVHRDFHSRNIMVTPTDETGVIDYQDAMKGAVTYDLVSLLKDLYIRFEPEEMAALALRFRDRAGIVADDATFLKWFDFMGLQRHIKVLGIFARLWLRDGKPGYLGDLPLTLRYTIEAANRYEETKPLAALLERVTLPPLPAKSEAQ; encoded by the coding sequence ATGCATAAAGTAAAAGCGTGGCTGGCAAAGACGCCCTACCGCGACTGGGAGGTGGAAGTCGCCAGTGCCGACGCCAGCTTCCGGCGCTATTTCCGGCTGCGCCGGGGGAGGGAGAAGCTCATTGTCATGGATGCTTCGCTGGAGAAGGAGTCGCTTGTTCCTTTCCTCGACGTGACAGGGAGGCTGCATGGCGTCGACGTCAAGGCGCCGCAGATCTACCTGGAAGACCGGGACGAAGGCTTCCTCGTCCTGGAGGATTTCGGCTCGCGCTCCCTGCTCAATGTCCTGAATGAGGCGAACTTCGACTCCTACTACAGCAGCGCCATCGACGAGATCGTCAAGATGCAGGCCGCGGATGCGGAGGGGCTGCCGCTCTACGACAAGGCCTTTTTGCACTTTGAGATGGACCTGATGAAAACATGGTTCCTGGAAAAGTACCTTGGGATGACCCTCAGCGAAGAGGAGGAACGGATGCTGGAAGAGGTGCTGGACACGATCTCGGAGACGGTGCTGTCGCAGCCGCAGGGGGTCTTCGTCCACCGCGATTTCCACTCGCGCAACATCATGGTGACGCCCACGGACGAAACGGGGGTCATCGACTACCAGGACGCCATGAAGGGGGCGGTGACCTACGACCTTGTATCCCTGCTCAAGGACCTCTACATCCGTTTCGAACCGGAAGAGATGGCGGCGCTGGCGCTGCGCTTCCGGGACAGGGCGGGCATCGTCGCCGACGACGCAACTTTCCTGAAGTGGTTCGACTTCATGGGACTGCAGCGCCACATCAAGGTGCTGGGCATCTTTGCGCGGCTCTGGCTGCGCGACGGCAAACCGGGCTACCTCGGCGACCTGCCGCTGACGCTGCGCTACACGATAGAAGCGGCCAACCGCTACGAAGAGACGAAGCCGCTCGCGGCACTGCTTGAGCGGGTGACACTGCCGCCGCTTCCGGCGAAGAGTGAAGCGCAATAG
- a CDS encoding HAD-IIB family hydrolase: MNSPVFLTDLDHTFLRSDQSVSPFSRDVWNRIARHTPLTVATARSFSKSHDFLSALHLDAPMILLDGSMVVLPDKTLIDIKTVGKEIGDELIEAGRRFDNIEPFVIGLTDRDLNEAFRYPENVTPMQRQVLENYRKDPRLERLGRMEAMEETLKIVYMAEEARLRPLTEHFKKLFGDALEFKLSPEKYTGGYYLTILHPLGDKAHAMAKVAEYMEHDTADFTVFGDSLNDLGMFELAGTACAVQNALDEVKAAADIVLPHTNDEDAVARYLQEAVHA; encoded by the coding sequence ATGAATTCACCTGTTTTTCTGACCGATCTCGACCACACTTTTCTGCGTTCCGACCAGAGCGTCAGCCCCTTTTCGCGCGACGTCTGGAACCGCATCGCCCGCCACACGCCCCTCACCGTCGCCACGGCCCGCAGTTTTTCCAAGTCGCACGATTTCCTCAGCGCCCTGCATCTCGACGCGCCGATGATCCTGCTCGACGGCTCCATGGTCGTCCTCCCGGACAAAACCCTCATCGACATCAAAACCGTCGGCAAAGAGATCGGGGACGAACTGATCGAGGCGGGACGCCGCTTTGACAATATCGAGCCCTTCGTCATCGGCCTCACCGACCGCGACCTTAACGAAGCGTTCCGCTACCCCGAAAACGTCACGCCGATGCAGCGGCAGGTGCTGGAAAACTACAGAAAAGACCCCCGCCTGGAGCGGCTGGGGCGCATGGAAGCGATGGAGGAGACGCTAAAGATCGTCTATATGGCCGAAGAGGCACGCCTGCGGCCGCTCACGGAGCACTTCAAGAAACTTTTCGGTGATGCGCTGGAGTTCAAGCTCTCCCCGGAGAAGTATACGGGGGGCTACTACCTTACCATCCTGCACCCCCTCGGCGACAAGGCCCACGCCATGGCGAAGGTCGCCGAATACATGGAACACGACACCGCCGACTTCACCGTCTTCGGCGACAGCCTCAACGACCTGGGGATGTTCGAACTCGCCGGGACCGCCTGCGCCGTGCAGAATGCCCTGGACGAAGTGAAGGCCGCTGCGGACATCGTTCTGCCCCATACCAATGACGAGGATGCCGTCGCACGCTACCTCCAGGAGGCCGTCCATGCCTGA
- a CDS encoding fumarylacetoacetate hydrolase family protein → MNQIVFDGRGLLPSKVVCIGRNYVEHIEELGNEIPEQMVVFNKPNSAITDTLRYVEPTCRFEGEICFLIETGEIAGIGFGLDLTKASIQNRLKEKGLPWERAKGFDGSAVLSDFVPFNGPMDSLRMTLYVDGKLQQYAGYGLMMYKPSVMLEEIKSFMTLEDGDIIMSGTPKGVSTYEAGQTFVGRVYSDETLLIEQTWVVQG, encoded by the coding sequence GTGAATCAGATCGTTTTCGACGGCCGCGGGCTCTTGCCCTCCAAAGTCGTCTGCATCGGCCGCAACTACGTCGAACACATCGAGGAGCTCGGAAACGAGATCCCCGAACAGATGGTCGTCTTCAACAAACCGAACTCTGCCATCACCGACACCCTCCGCTACGTCGAGCCGACCTGCCGCTTCGAGGGGGAGATCTGTTTTCTCATCGAAACGGGTGAGATCGCGGGAATAGGCTTCGGCCTCGACCTCACCAAAGCTTCTATCCAGAACCGTTTGAAAGAGAAGGGGCTGCCCTGGGAGCGGGCGAAGGGGTTTGACGGCTCGGCCGTTCTGAGCGACTTCGTCCCGTTCAACGGCCCGATGGATTCGCTCCGGATGACCCTGTACGTCGACGGCAAACTGCAGCAATACGCCGGCTACGGTCTTATGATGTACAAACCCTCAGTTATGCTCGAAGAGATCAAATCATTTATGACGCTGGAGGATGGTGACATCATTATGAGCGGCACGCCCAAAGGGGTCAGCACCTACGAAGCCGGGCAGACCTTTGTCGGGCGGGTCTACTCGGATGAAACCCTGCTTATTGAGCAAACGTGGGTTGTTCAGGGCTAG
- a CDS encoding sugar MFS transporter, producing MPDKASAALPMAILGLLFFIFGFVTWLNGSLIPFLKVICDLTAFEALLVTFSFYIAYTVMALPMAAVLKYTGYKQGMALGLGIMAAGALLFIPAAQSADYRLFLGGLFTLGAGLTLLQTASNPYIVHIGPLESAAARISIMGLINKGAGVLAPLLFTALIFADLTAPVSADATPEVKAALAQKLVSPYLSMASALALLAVFVRLAPLPKLPFEAVPASPDDSVWRHPHLLLGAVTLFFYVGIEVIAGDTIGLYGQSLGIANATALTAYTMVFMVLGYLIGVTTIPRFISQEKALRYTAVAGLLFTAGILWSSEQSHTLSSILWGWSGIATLPDSLAFVALLGLANALVWPAVWPLALRDLGPLTAKGSALLIMGIAGGALLPLLFGQLGEIGGTLRNGYVLGFVCYAFIFYYAITGHKSRRTHA from the coding sequence ATGCCTGACAAAGCTTCCGCCGCCCTGCCGATGGCCATCCTCGGCCTGCTTTTTTTCATCTTCGGATTCGTCACCTGGCTCAACGGGTCGCTCATCCCCTTTCTCAAGGTCATCTGCGACCTCACCGCCTTCGAAGCGCTTCTGGTCACTTTCTCCTTCTACATCGCCTACACGGTGATGGCGCTTCCGATGGCGGCGGTACTGAAGTACACCGGCTACAAGCAGGGGATGGCCCTGGGGCTCGGCATCATGGCCGCCGGCGCCCTGCTCTTCATCCCCGCGGCCCAGAGTGCCGACTACCGCCTCTTCCTCGGCGGCCTCTTTACCCTGGGCGCGGGCCTTACTCTGCTGCAGACGGCCTCGAACCCCTACATCGTCCATATCGGCCCCCTGGAGAGCGCCGCGGCGCGCATCAGCATCATGGGCCTCATCAACAAAGGCGCCGGGGTCCTTGCCCCGCTGCTCTTTACCGCGCTCATCTTCGCCGACCTCACCGCCCCCGTCTCTGCCGACGCGACGCCGGAAGTGAAAGCGGCCCTGGCGCAGAAACTCGTCTCCCCCTACCTCTCCATGGCGTCCGCCCTGGCGCTGCTGGCCGTCTTCGTCCGCCTCGCGCCGCTGCCGAAACTCCCGTTTGAAGCCGTCCCGGCCTCCCCGGATGATTCCGTCTGGCGCCATCCGCACCTCCTGCTCGGGGCCGTCACCCTCTTTTTCTATGTCGGCATCGAGGTGATCGCGGGTGACACCATCGGCCTCTACGGCCAGTCCCTCGGCATTGCTAACGCCACGGCGCTCACCGCCTACACGATGGTCTTTATGGTACTGGGTTACCTCATCGGCGTGACGACGATCCCCAGGTTCATCTCCCAGGAGAAGGCACTGCGCTACACTGCCGTGGCAGGGCTGCTCTTTACGGCCGGGATCCTCTGGAGCAGCGAACAGAGCCATACCCTCTCGTCGATCCTCTGGGGCTGGAGCGGCATCGCCACCCTGCCCGACAGCCTTGCCTTCGTCGCCCTTCTGGGGCTTGCCAACGCCCTTGTGTGGCCCGCCGTCTGGCCGCTGGCACTCCGGGACCTGGGTCCCCTGACCGCCAAAGGAAGCGCCCTGCTCATCATGGGCATCGCCGGGGGCGCCCTTCTGCCGCTGCTCTTCGGCCAGCTTGGGGAGATCGGCGGCACACTGCGTAACGGCTACGTGCTCGGCTTTGTCTGTTACGCCTTTATCTTCTACTATGCCATTACCGGACACAAGTCAAGGAGAACCCATGCATAA
- a CDS encoding DASS family sodium-coupled anion symporter: MIDTRQGIRKFANLGGVENRVDRLIRFAVSLIVALLAAYLPEYEGLGSEGRATFFILIFAAGLWLTEAIPAFAVSFLIIALEIVMLGLIPGGEWESFLSPWASPLVFLFLAGFIMASAASKTRLDIWIAKRVLFLVGNRPEHIMSGMILVTFTMSMFISNTATAALIVSILFPMLATMRPDNPYKKGLMLAVTMAANIGGMGTIIGTPPNAIAVGLLGTSAPSFVGWMMLALPPAVLLVISLRYLLLKRYPSNEALIDLGPLHGVDHTDDTSIVHATVPSVPSWKKSAVVLTFSLTIMLWLTGPLHHIPTTVVSFLPIVIFTMLGILEAEDIRALHWDVIILIIGGLSLGSAVSSSGLDDWIATLFAEQTLPLLLLVPIFAYLVVLLSNFMSNTAAANILLPLVAAVAVVIGNSSPVLAVVTVALSASLAMALPVSTPPNAIVFASGALKSRDFWMMGIVSGVLGPLVILGWIYLVSMFF, from the coding sequence ATGATCGACACGCGGCAAGGCATTCGGAAGTTCGCCAACCTGGGGGGCGTCGAGAACCGGGTTGACCGCCTCATTCGCTTTGCTGTCTCGCTGATCGTGGCGCTTCTGGCGGCCTACCTCCCCGAGTACGAAGGATTGGGCAGCGAAGGACGGGCGACCTTCTTCATTCTCATCTTCGCTGCCGGGCTCTGGCTGACGGAGGCGATTCCCGCCTTTGCCGTCTCCTTTCTTATTATCGCGTTGGAAATAGTGATGCTCGGCCTTATCCCCGGCGGGGAGTGGGAATCGTTCCTCTCGCCATGGGCCAGCCCGCTCGTTTTTCTCTTCCTGGCCGGGTTCATCATGGCCAGCGCGGCGTCGAAGACCCGCCTGGACATCTGGATCGCCAAGCGGGTCCTTTTTCTGGTCGGCAACCGTCCCGAGCACATTATGAGCGGGATGATCCTGGTGACCTTTACGATGTCGATGTTCATCTCCAATACGGCGACAGCCGCACTGATCGTCTCGATCCTCTTTCCCATGCTCGCTACGATGCGGCCGGACAACCCCTACAAAAAGGGGCTGATGCTCGCGGTCACGATGGCCGCCAATATCGGGGGGATGGGAACCATCATCGGGACGCCGCCCAACGCCATCGCCGTAGGGCTGCTGGGAACCTCTGCCCCCAGCTTCGTGGGCTGGATGATGCTGGCGCTTCCGCCGGCAGTACTGCTTGTCATCTCACTGCGTTACCTGCTGCTGAAACGCTACCCCTCCAACGAAGCGCTGATCGACCTCGGCCCGCTGCACGGGGTCGACCATACCGACGACACCAGTATTGTGCATGCGACGGTGCCGAGCGTGCCCAGCTGGAAAAAGAGCGCCGTCGTCCTCACCTTTTCACTGACAATAATGCTCTGGCTGACGGGGCCGCTGCACCACATCCCGACGACGGTCGTCTCCTTCCTTCCCATCGTCATCTTTACGATGCTGGGTATCCTGGAAGCGGAGGATATCCGGGCGCTGCACTGGGATGTCATCATCCTGATCATCGGGGGGCTCTCCCTGGGGAGCGCCGTGAGCAGCAGCGGGCTGGACGACTGGATCGCGACGCTCTTTGCCGAGCAGACGCTGCCGCTGCTCCTGCTTGTTCCGATCTTCGCCTACCTCGTCGTGCTGCTCTCAAACTTTATGAGCAATACGGCCGCGGCGAACATCCTGCTGCCGCTGGTGGCTGCTGTTGCCGTCGTCATCGGCAACAGCAGCCCGGTACTGGCCGTCGTCACCGTTGCGCTCAGTGCCTCGCTGGCGATGGCCCTGCCGGTCTCGACACCGCCCAACGCCATCGTCTTCGCGTCTGGGGCGCTGAAAAGCCGGGATTTCTGGATGATGGGGATCGTCTCCGGGGTGCTGGGACCCCTTGTGATCCTGGGGTGGATCTACCTGGTGTCTATGTTTTTTTAA